One Mesorhizobium sp. L-2-11 genomic region harbors:
- a CDS encoding RluA family pseudouridine synthase: MAGVEQITVEAGEAGMRLDRWFKTHFPGLGFGHLQKLLRSGQIRVDGGRVKADTRVEPGQTVRIPPLEVDKKGESPLTGHSIRNQGDADVLAKMLIHEDPKVFVFNKPAGLAVQGGSGVTRNVDDMLEAWRNQKGEKPRLVHRLDRDTSGVLVVARTRLAAMKLAEAFRARETKKTYWALVKGVPPKREDKISTWLIKEPTPDGDRVRVAKHGEKGADHAVSYYRIVEQAAQTLSWLEMEPYTGRTHQLRVHAAHIGCPIIGDPKYFEADTNWDFPGGMQNRLHLHARRIVIPHPDKGFIDVTAPMPPHMRQSWNLIGFDDASAED, encoded by the coding sequence ATGGCAGGCGTAGAACAGATCACGGTGGAGGCCGGCGAGGCGGGTATGCGGCTCGATCGCTGGTTCAAGACCCATTTTCCGGGTCTTGGCTTCGGCCATCTGCAAAAGCTGCTGCGCTCCGGCCAGATCCGTGTCGATGGCGGCAGGGTGAAGGCTGATACCCGCGTCGAGCCGGGTCAGACGGTTCGGATCCCACCGCTCGAAGTCGACAAGAAGGGCGAGAGCCCGCTCACCGGTCACTCGATCCGCAACCAGGGCGACGCCGACGTTCTGGCCAAGATGCTGATCCACGAAGATCCGAAAGTATTTGTCTTCAACAAGCCTGCGGGCCTCGCCGTTCAGGGCGGTTCGGGCGTCACCCGCAATGTCGACGACATGCTGGAAGCCTGGCGCAACCAGAAGGGCGAGAAACCACGTCTGGTGCATCGGCTCGACCGCGACACGTCAGGCGTGCTGGTCGTCGCCCGCACCAGGCTCGCCGCCATGAAGCTTGCCGAGGCGTTCCGGGCGCGTGAAACCAAGAAGACCTACTGGGCGCTGGTCAAGGGCGTGCCGCCGAAGCGCGAGGACAAGATCTCGACCTGGCTGATCAAGGAGCCGACGCCCGACGGCGACCGGGTGCGCGTCGCCAAGCATGGCGAAAAGGGCGCCGACCACGCGGTGTCTTATTACCGGATCGTCGAGCAGGCGGCGCAGACCCTGTCCTGGCTGGAGATGGAGCCTTACACCGGCCGCACCCACCAGCTTCGCGTCCATGCCGCTCACATCGGCTGCCCGATCATCGGCGATCCCAAATATTTCGAGGCCGACACCAATTGGGATTTTCCCGGCGGCATGCAGAACCGCTTGCATCTGCACGCGCGCCGCATCGTCATCCCGCATCCCGACAAGGGTTTTATCGACGTCACCGCACCGATGCCGCCGCACATGCGCCAGAGCTGGAACCTGATCGGCTTCGACGACGCCAGCGCGGAGGACTAG
- a CDS encoding ATP12 family chaperone protein — MRDILNDLEAGKQLSDPDPVRRAQIQMKTQLPKRFYKAVSVVSAEAGFAVHLDGKPVRTPGKALLVLPTEKAAALVADEFAAQGETIDPMTMPVMRLVNTAIDGVASDPQAVLEDILRFASSDLLCYRADAPQGLVDRQNEFWDPVIDWARSALGARFHLAEGVIHVEQPRESIAVLGVHLAQRADPLRLAAIHVMTSLTGSALLALAVDFGEIDGAAAWTAGHVDEDWQAEHWGHDAEAVARRAHRKRDMMAAVGLLEALKG; from the coding sequence ATGCGCGATATTCTCAACGACCTCGAAGCGGGAAAGCAGCTGTCCGATCCGGATCCGGTACGCCGTGCCCAGATCCAGATGAAGACGCAGCTGCCGAAACGCTTCTACAAAGCCGTCTCGGTCGTATCGGCCGAAGCTGGTTTTGCCGTTCATCTCGATGGCAAGCCGGTCCGCACGCCGGGCAAGGCGCTGCTGGTGCTGCCGACCGAAAAAGCCGCCGCTCTGGTCGCCGACGAGTTCGCCGCGCAAGGTGAGACGATCGACCCGATGACGATGCCGGTCATGCGTCTGGTCAACACGGCCATCGACGGCGTCGCCAGCGACCCGCAGGCGGTTTTGGAAGACATCCTGCGCTTTGCCTCGTCCGACCTGCTCTGCTATCGCGCCGACGCCCCCCAGGGGCTGGTCGATCGGCAGAACGAATTTTGGGATCCCGTCATCGATTGGGCGCGGAGCGCGCTCGGCGCCCGGTTTCATCTCGCCGAAGGGGTGATCCATGTCGAGCAGCCGCGTGAGAGCATCGCAGTGCTCGGCGTTCATCTTGCCCAGCGCGCCGACCCGCTCCGGCTTGCCGCCATCCACGTCATGACGTCGCTGACGGGATCGGCTCTGCTGGCGCTAGCCGTCGATTTCGGCGAGATCGACGGCGCCGCCGCCTGGACTGCCGGCCATGTCGACGAGGACTGGCAGGCCGAGCACTGGGGCCATGACGCGGAGGCCGTCGCCCGCCGTGCCCACCGCAAGCGCGACATGATGGCCGCGGTCGGTCTCCTCGAGGCGCTCAAGGGCTGA
- a CDS encoding MFS transporter: protein MAMAATAGRASRGMTREEKKVIFASSLGTVFEWYDFYLYGALAAAIGSTFFNSYPEATRNIFTLLVFAAGFLVRPFGALVFGRIGDLVGRKYTFLVTILIMGLSTFLVGLLPGSASWGIAAPIILIALRMLQGLALGGEYGGAATYVAEHAPDDRRGFYTSWIQTTATLGLFLSLVVILIVQNSLSKEDFADWGWRIPFLLSAILLGISVWIRLSLAESPTFQRMKDEGKGSKAPLTEAFGQWKNAKIAILALLGLTAGQAVVWYNGQFYALFFLQNVLKVDGQSVNIMIAIALALGTIFFVVFGWLSDKIGRKPIIMAGLALAIVTTFPLFKALTWAANPALATAQQNTRATITAAPGDCKFQFNPTGTRKPLTSCDIATDFLAKSSVPYDIVTTAAPGTAASVKIGTETVASYDAVAAADKATSSDAAFKKAINIALRDGGYPLKRAAAKVADQKLDAFVAANPELKLDAAAIRAGDKTTVAADQAVKDKLLTADEAAAGAPEITVYSVPGAGAFAMFADPEQVSWAKVIGILFILVLYVTMVYGPIAAILVEMFPTRIRYTGMSLPYHIGNGWFGGLLPATVFALSAYSGDIYYGLWYPVVIAAMSLVIGTIFVRDTLGTDLHAKT, encoded by the coding sequence ATGGCAATGGCAGCGACCGCCGGCAGAGCAAGCCGCGGAATGACGCGGGAAGAGAAGAAGGTCATCTTCGCTTCCTCGCTCGGCACCGTTTTCGAATGGTACGATTTCTATCTCTACGGCGCATTGGCGGCCGCGATCGGCTCGACATTCTTCAACTCGTATCCGGAAGCGACGCGCAACATCTTTACGCTGCTGGTTTTCGCCGCCGGATTCCTCGTGCGCCCGTTCGGCGCGCTGGTGTTTGGCCGCATTGGTGATCTCGTTGGTCGCAAATACACCTTTCTCGTCACCATCCTGATCATGGGCCTGTCGACTTTCCTGGTCGGCCTGCTGCCCGGTTCGGCAAGCTGGGGCATTGCAGCGCCCATTATCCTGATTGCGCTGCGCATGCTGCAGGGCCTGGCGCTCGGTGGTGAATATGGCGGTGCGGCGACCTATGTGGCCGAGCACGCGCCCGACGACCGCCGCGGCTTCTATACATCGTGGATCCAGACGACGGCGACGCTCGGCCTGTTCCTGTCGCTGGTCGTCATCCTTATCGTGCAAAATTCGCTGAGCAAGGAGGATTTCGCGGATTGGGGCTGGCGCATTCCGTTCCTGCTCTCAGCGATCCTGCTCGGCATTTCGGTCTGGATTCGCCTGTCGCTCGCCGAATCGCCGACATTCCAGCGCATGAAGGACGAAGGCAAGGGTTCCAAGGCGCCGCTGACGGAAGCCTTCGGCCAGTGGAAGAATGCCAAGATCGCCATTCTGGCGCTTCTCGGCCTTACGGCCGGCCAGGCCGTAGTCTGGTACAACGGCCAGTTCTACGCGCTGTTTTTCCTGCAGAACGTGCTCAAGGTCGACGGCCAGTCGGTCAACATCATGATCGCCATCGCGCTGGCGCTCGGCACGATCTTCTTCGTCGTGTTCGGCTGGCTCTCCGACAAGATCGGCCGCAAGCCGATCATCATGGCGGGTCTGGCGCTGGCGATCGTCACCACCTTCCCGCTGTTCAAGGCGCTGACCTGGGCAGCCAATCCGGCGCTCGCCACCGCGCAGCAAAACACCCGTGCGACGATTACCGCTGCGCCTGGCGACTGCAAGTTCCAGTTCAATCCGACCGGAACGCGCAAGCCTCTGACGTCGTGCGATATTGCGACGGATTTCCTCGCCAAGAGCTCGGTGCCCTATGACATCGTTACGACAGCGGCGCCGGGGACTGCGGCCAGTGTCAAGATCGGCACCGAAACGGTGGCGTCCTATGATGCCGTGGCAGCCGCAGACAAGGCAACTTCAAGCGACGCCGCGTTCAAGAAGGCAATCAACATTGCGTTGCGGGACGGCGGTTATCCGCTGAAGCGTGCTGCGGCCAAGGTCGCCGACCAGAAGCTTGACGCCTTCGTCGCGGCCAATCCGGAACTGAAGCTCGACGCCGCCGCAATCCGCGCCGGCGACAAGACGACGGTTGCGGCCGACCAGGCGGTCAAGGACAAGCTGCTGACGGCCGATGAGGCCGCGGCGGGAGCGCCCGAGATCACCGTCTACAGCGTCCCGGGAGCAGGCGCCTTTGCGATGTTTGCCGACCCTGAACAGGTCAGCTGGGCAAAGGTCATCGGCATCCTGTTCATCCTGGTCCTTTACGTGACCATGGTCTACGGACCGATCGCCGCGATCCTGGTCGAGATGTTCCCGACCCGCATCCGCTATACCGGCATGTCGTTGCCCTATCACATCGGCAATGGCTGGTTCGGCGGCCTGCTGCCGGCGACGGTGTTCGCGCTCAGCGCCTACAGCGGCGATATCTATTATGGCCTCTGGTATCCGGTGGTGATCGCGGCGATGTCGCTGGTCATCGGTACGATCTTCGTCAGGGATACGCTGGGAACGGACTTGCACGCCAAGACCTGA
- a CDS encoding DUF2735 domain-containing protein, whose amino-acid sequence MEITPTRQSAKILMFPVAARASASNLSGKAKFAAELASLRNRTDFGSGWYHEAAIEEEKQERKS is encoded by the coding sequence ATGGAAATCACTCCTACCCGTCAGTCGGCCAAAATCCTGATGTTCCCGGTGGCAGCGCGCGCTTCTGCCTCAAATTTAAGCGGAAAGGCTAAGTTCGCGGCAGAGCTTGCTTCATTGCGCAACCGTACGGATTTCGGAAGCGGCTGGTACCACGAGGCGGCCATCGAGGAAGAAAAACAGGAGCGGAAGAGCTAA